From Nerophis lumbriciformis linkage group LG11, RoL_Nlum_v2.1, whole genome shotgun sequence, one genomic window encodes:
- the arid6 gene encoding AT-rich interaction domain 6 yields MERQVHMTMARLGVQEDRRRESVDPGEEQFLKSLYLFMKKRDTPIERIPHLGFKQIDLYVMFKTVRSFGGYHQVTAQQLWKQVYNSLGGNPRSTSAATCTRRHYEKLLLPYECHLKGQRMSAILPHPMEHFRYHGYSPEDRVCDGPRPAKRKLMSMPLHHQNPSNLQSGTHRSLFPLPFRPPHYYHPSPSVLPPYVPMPPSVVASRNQPTVPPTKFSFPPCGPKPKERVKEPLEHLRYLAEQYKSSSGLSEPLNLSIKAPCQRTDKIPKSSFAPPLSGKTPKFLNTPSSLYTPQYPQVARKEGSRKPDEAAAAGVVPYPEKAREDVVVDLTGKEESRKPDEATAAGLVPYPEKVREDVMVDLTSKSSPEYDGSPTDCGNMTKEQLASPEGRRLNPSHIPAENNSKMEIEIPLSVFHNWLRLYGPHGAANNAKQLPQQLLQQVPRHLQVEEAERRSKGMLPTNLSFHFTSHRQSSTIEDLRVVNRKVPSPRSSGQAAATPQVRSHKSFPDYSPSSSVQKPAATVDVCPFPSQGMSLPHRSKPPTYWEALAKERPPSPPAVPQDLTVTTSRHGDIKPASPKAVETRLSSSSLLMMNSGSASVLQLTSEEVMKLKKIISSSS; encoded by the exons ATGGAGAGACAG GTACACATGACCATGGCCCGCCTGGGGGTCCAGGAGGACCGGCGCAGAGAGTCAGTAGACCCGGGCGAGGAGCAGTTCCTTAAGAGTCTGTACCTTTTCATGAAGAAGCGAGACACTCCCATCGAGAGGATCCCTCACCTGGGCTTCAAACAAA tTGATCTATACGTCATGTTCAAGACGGTCAGAAGCTTTGGGGGCTACCACCAG GTGACGGCCCAGCAGCTTTGGAAGCAAGTCTACAACTCGctgggagggaacccacgcagcacGAGCGCGGCCACCTGCACCCGCCGCCACTATGAGAA GCTGCTGCTGCCGTACGAATGCCATCTGAAGGGACAGCGGATGAGCGCCATACTGCCGCACCCCATGGAACACTTTCGCTACCACGGTTATAGCCCGGAAGACAGAGTCTGCGACGGCCCCAGACCGGCCAAACGCAAGCTGATGTCAATGCCGCTGCACCACCAG AACCCCTCCAACCTCCAGTCAGGCACTCATCGGAGCCTCTTTCCTCTACCATTCCGACCCCCACACTACTACCACCCGAGTCCCTCGGTTCTTCCCCCTTACGTCCCCATGCCTCCCTCTGTTGTGGCATCGCGCAACCAACCAACAGTCCCCCCGACCAAATTCTCTTTCCCCCCATGTGGACCAAAGCCTAAAGAGAGGGTGAAGGAGCCTCTGGAGCATTTGCGCTACCTGGCGGAACAGTATAAGTCTTCATCTGGACTGAGTGAGCCTCTCAACCTGAGCATTAAAGCACCGTGTCAGAGGACCGACAAAATCCCAAAGTCATCATTCGCACCGCCTTTGTCCGGCAAAACACCAAAGTTTTTGAACACGCCCTCCTCGCTGTACACGCCACAATACCCGCAGGTAGCAAGGAAAGAAGGTAGCAGAAAGCCGGATGAAGCAGCGGCTGCAGGAGTAGTGCCATACCCCGAAAAAGCGAGGGAGGACGTCGTGGTGGACCTCACCGGGAAAGAAGAAAGCAGAAAGCCGGATGAAGCAACGGCTGCAGGATTAGTGCCATACCCCGAAAAAGTGAGGGAGGACGTCATGGTGGACCTCACCTCGAAGAGTAGCCCAGAGTATGACGGAAGCCCGACAGATTGCGGAAATATGACAAAAGAGCAACTGGCGAGTCCAGAAGGGAGGAGACTCAATCCCAGTCACATACCTGCCGAAAACAACAGCAAAATGGAGATTGAAATCCCTCTGTCCGTGTTCCACAACTGGCTACGGCTGTACGGCCCGCACGGTGCGGCAAACAACGCGAAGCAGCTACCTCAGCAGCTACTTCAGCAGGTACCTCGCCACCTGCAGGTGGAGGAAGCGGAGCGAAGGAGCAAGGGCATGCTCCCAACCAatctatcatttcactttacctcCCACCGGCAGAGCTCCACAATCGAAGATCTGAGGGTGGTGAACAGAAAAGTGCCAAGCCCGAGGTCGAGCGGCCAGGCAGCAGCGACTCCCCAGGTCCGAAGCCACAAGAGTTTCCCCGACTACTCGCCTTCCAGCAGCGTTCAAAAACCTGCCGCCACCGTGGATGTCTGTCCGTTTCCCTCGCAGGGAATGTCTTTACCACACAGATCCAAACCCCCAACGTATTGGGAGGCCCTCGCTAAGGAGAGACCCCCGAGTCCCCCTGCAGTTCCGCAAGACCTCACGGTGACGACGAGCCGCCACGGCGACATCAAGCCGGCAAGTCCGAAGGCGGTCGAGACGAGGCTCTCGTCATCGTCTTTGCTGATGATGAATTCTGGCTCTGCCTCAGTGCTGCAGCTCACCAGTGAGGAGGTGATGAAGCTAAAGAAAATCATCTCCAGCTCTTCGTGA